Proteins encoded in a region of the Saccharothrix ecbatanensis genome:
- a CDS encoding AraC family transcriptional regulator: MDALAGLLDGPRARGAFLMRTVLDPPYSIRIEDRAPLSVVALVRGDGCLVAGDGVPVPLRAGDVAVLRGPEPYTLADDPATPVQAVIHPGEISTTPDGAALCDQWGLGVRTWGANPDGAVVMLSGTYQLDGEVSRRLLSVLPPFLVVPRAELPLVPLLAAEITRDEPGQEAVLDRMLDLLLISVLRSWFCRPEADTPSWYTAHADPVVGRALRFLHGDPARPWTVGSLADAVGVSRAALARRFTELVGEPPMAYLTDWRLTLAADLLREPSATVGSVARQVGYSTAFALSTAFKRERGISPSEHRSAG, encoded by the coding sequence GTGGATGCACTCGCCGGGCTGTTGGACGGGCCGCGCGCCCGGGGCGCGTTCCTGATGCGGACCGTCCTCGACCCGCCGTACTCGATCCGCATCGAGGACCGTGCGCCGCTGAGCGTGGTGGCGTTGGTGCGCGGTGACGGGTGTCTGGTGGCCGGTGACGGCGTTCCCGTGCCGCTGCGTGCCGGTGACGTGGCGGTGCTGCGCGGGCCCGAGCCGTACACGTTGGCGGACGACCCGGCCACGCCCGTGCAGGCGGTGATCCACCCCGGCGAGATCAGCACCACGCCGGACGGCGCCGCGCTCTGCGACCAGTGGGGCCTGGGTGTGCGGACGTGGGGCGCCAACCCCGACGGCGCGGTCGTGATGCTCAGCGGCACCTACCAGCTGGACGGCGAGGTGAGCCGACGGCTGTTGTCGGTGCTGCCGCCGTTCCTCGTGGTGCCGCGCGCCGAACTGCCCCTCGTGCCGCTGCTGGCGGCGGAGATCACCCGGGACGAACCCGGCCAGGAAGCCGTCCTCGACCGGATGCTCGACCTGCTGCTCATCTCGGTCCTGCGGTCGTGGTTCTGCCGGCCGGAGGCGGACACGCCCAGTTGGTACACAGCGCACGCGGACCCGGTGGTGGGGCGGGCGTTGCGGTTCCTGCACGGCGACCCGGCGCGTCCGTGGACGGTCGGTTCGCTGGCGGACGCGGTCGGGGTGTCGCGGGCGGCGTTGGCCCGGCGGTTCACCGAACTCGTCGGCGAACCGCCGATGGCCTACCTGACCGACTGGCGGCTCACGCTGGCCGCCGACCTGCTGCGCGAACCGTCCGCGACCGTGGGCTCGGTGGCCCGCCAGGTCGGCTACAGCACCGCGTTCGCGTTGAGCACGGCGTTCAAGCGGGAACGCGGCATCAGCCCGTCCGAACACCGCTCGGCGGGCTGA
- a CDS encoding Fur family transcriptional regulator produces MTTSERPTTAVPGLRSTKQRTAVSKLLDSLGEFRSAQELHEELRKRGEGIGLTTVYRTLQSLADAGEVDVLRTDSGEAIYLRCSQHHHHHLVCRGCGRTVEVEGPAVEKWADRVAAENGFVEVSHTVEIFGTCRECAAGSGSAKNGKAQPS; encoded by the coding sequence GTGACCACAAGCGAGCGCCCGACCACCGCGGTTCCCGGGCTGCGTTCGACCAAGCAGCGCACCGCCGTGTCCAAGCTGCTCGACTCGCTCGGCGAGTTCCGATCCGCCCAGGAGCTGCACGAGGAGCTGCGCAAACGTGGCGAGGGCATCGGCCTGACCACGGTCTACCGCACGCTCCAGTCGCTGGCCGACGCCGGCGAGGTGGACGTGCTGCGGACGGACTCCGGTGAGGCGATCTACCTGCGCTGCTCCCAGCACCACCATCACCACCTGGTGTGCCGGGGCTGTGGCCGCACGGTGGAGGTCGAGGGCCCGGCGGTGGAGAAGTGGGCCGACCGCGTCGCGGCGGAGAACGGGTTCGTCGAGGTCAGCCACACCGTGGAGATCTTCGGCACGTGCCGCGAGTGCGCCGCCGGTTCTGGATCGGCGAAGAACGGGAAGGCCCAACCCTCGTAG
- a CDS encoding antibiotic biosynthesis monooxygenase produces the protein MLLVCRFTVAETDFEAFTGRVDRALSLLTAQAGCRRGQLSRSTDEADRFVLTVEFDSVVAYRRAMSPFDVREHVIPLLSEANTDEPAVYEPLLVAADGAVQREVSLLARDAGTVRLGEAAGPTTPR, from the coding sequence GTGCTGCTCGTGTGCCGCTTCACCGTGGCGGAAACCGATTTCGAGGCGTTCACCGGGCGGGTCGACCGGGCGTTGTCGCTGCTCACGGCCCAGGCGGGCTGCCGGCGGGGTCAGCTGTCCAGGTCGACGGACGAGGCGGACCGCTTCGTGCTGACCGTCGAGTTCGACTCGGTGGTGGCGTACCGGCGCGCGATGTCGCCGTTCGACGTGCGCGAACACGTCATCCCGCTGCTGTCCGAGGCGAACACTGACGAACCGGCCGTCTACGAGCCGTTGCTGGTCGCGGCGGACGGCGCGGTTCAGCGTGAGGTGAGCCTGCTGGCACGTGACGCCGGCACCGTCCGCCTGGGTGAGGCCGCCGGCCCGACCACCCCGCGCTGA
- a CDS encoding metalloregulator ArsR/SmtB family transcription factor, with the protein MTVGVRGEHVHSPERRVPPPAPRKAARTLSAAGELLRALAAPVRIAIVLQLREADRCVHELVEALGVAQPLISQHLRVLKAAGVVHGERHGREVVYRLVDEHLSHIVVDAVTHVDEGPRGINQTDRTPRTEEM; encoded by the coding sequence GTGACGGTCGGAGTGCGGGGCGAACACGTGCACTCCCCGGAGCGCCGCGTGCCCCCGCCGGCGCCGCGGAAAGCCGCGCGGACCCTGTCCGCCGCCGGTGAGCTGCTGCGAGCGCTCGCCGCGCCCGTGCGGATCGCGATCGTGCTGCAACTGCGCGAGGCGGACCGGTGCGTGCACGAGCTGGTCGAGGCACTGGGCGTGGCCCAGCCGCTGATCAGCCAGCACCTGCGGGTGCTGAAGGCCGCGGGCGTGGTGCACGGCGAGCGGCACGGCCGCGAGGTCGTCTACCGACTCGTGGACGAGCACCTCTCGCACATCGTGGTGGACGCGGTGACCCATGTCGACGAGGGGCCGCGTGGTATCAACCAGACCGACCGGACCCCCCGGACGGAGGAGATGTGA
- a CDS encoding YdcF family protein, with amino-acid sequence MTRTVLGGLVIGLLVVGGTAFRVWQVAREDDRTHADMAVVLGAAQYNGVPSEVLEARLEHARRLYEQGVVSYIATTGGRQPGDNFTEGEAGRMWLEAHDVPADHILEVGEGTDTLGSIRALAAAARAKSLTTAVIVSDPWHSLRARTMAEDEGLSAWTSPTRSGPNVQTRETQLFYIRRETGALLYYHLMKAPAGAFDGILL; translated from the coding sequence GTGACTCGAACTGTGCTCGGTGGCCTCGTGATCGGGTTGCTCGTCGTCGGCGGCACGGCTTTCCGCGTGTGGCAGGTGGCCCGCGAGGACGACAGGACGCACGCCGACATGGCGGTGGTCCTCGGCGCGGCCCAGTACAACGGCGTGCCGTCGGAGGTGCTGGAGGCACGGCTGGAGCACGCGCGCCGGCTCTACGAGCAGGGCGTGGTCAGCTACATCGCCACCACCGGCGGCAGACAGCCGGGCGACAACTTCACCGAGGGCGAGGCCGGCCGGATGTGGTTGGAGGCGCACGACGTGCCCGCGGACCACATCCTCGAAGTCGGCGAGGGCACCGACACGCTGGGCAGCATCCGGGCGCTCGCCGCCGCCGCCCGCGCCAAGTCCCTCACCACCGCCGTGATCGTCAGCGACCCGTGGCACTCCCTGCGGGCCCGCACGATGGCCGAGGACGAGGGCCTGTCCGCGTGGACGTCGCCGACCCGCAGCGGGCCGAACGTGCAGACCCGCGAGACCCAGCTGTTCTACATCCGCCGCGAGACCGGCGCGCTGCTCTACTACCACCTGATGAAGGCCCCGGCCGGCGCCTTCGACGGCATCCTGCTCTGA
- a CDS encoding TIGR03943 family putative permease subunit: protein MRRETQNILLVLLGGALLKLALTGTYLRYVKESLQPWLILTGAVMVVLALVSVVRDIRGGEEHPSGIEHAGHEHGTSRSPWMLLLPVFAVFLISPPALGADTVNRSDRNAAQEAKASNGFAPLPSDEVIPLTISEFVTRTAWDDSGSLDDRTVKLTGFVVRKDGNVFVARLTISCCAADASPVKAKMVGQDFEALPTDQWIEATGRVVPGSATKESAFVPTFTVSEVVPIAAPEDTYEG, encoded by the coding sequence ATGAGGCGTGAGACGCAGAACATCCTGCTGGTGCTGCTCGGCGGCGCCCTGCTGAAACTGGCGTTGACCGGCACCTACCTGCGGTACGTCAAGGAGTCGTTGCAGCCTTGGCTGATCCTCACCGGGGCCGTCATGGTGGTGTTGGCGCTGGTGTCGGTCGTGCGTGACATCCGCGGTGGTGAGGAGCACCCCAGCGGGATCGAGCACGCCGGACACGAGCACGGGACGTCCCGGAGCCCGTGGATGCTGTTGCTGCCGGTCTTCGCGGTGTTCCTGATCAGCCCGCCAGCGCTGGGCGCGGACACGGTCAACCGGTCCGACCGCAACGCCGCGCAGGAGGCCAAGGCGTCGAACGGCTTCGCACCGCTGCCGTCCGACGAGGTCATCCCTCTCACCATCAGCGAGTTCGTCACCCGCACCGCGTGGGACGACTCCGGCTCCCTGGACGACCGCACGGTCAAGCTCACCGGGTTCGTCGTGCGCAAGGACGGCAACGTGTTCGTCGCCCGGCTGACCATCTCGTGCTGCGCCGCGGACGCCTCGCCGGTCAAGGCGAAGATGGTGGGTCAGGACTTCGAAGCGCTGCCCACCGACCAGTGGATCGAGGCCACCGGCCGGGTCGTGCCCGGCTCGGCGACCAAGGAGAGCGCGTTCGTGCCCACGTTCACCGTCTCCGAGGTGGTGCCGATCGCCGCGCCGGAGGACACCTACGAGGGCTGA
- a CDS encoding deoxyguanosinetriphosphate triphosphohydrolase: MIQGYTGHDSARLLPEPPKGAVLPGARTERRTPFSRDRARVLHSAALRRLAGKTQVVGPNEGAEVTGVPRTRLTHSLEVAQIGRGIGEELGCDPDLVDTAGLAHDIGHPPFGHNGERALNELAGSCGGFEGNAQTLRILTRLEPKTANGLNLTRACLDAATKYPWTRRPGMVKFGAYDDDLDVFTWLRDGAPDRKRCLEAQVMDWADDVAYSVHDVEDGVLAHRIHLSALGDPAERAAIAGLAAKHFSDEPASTLEATAAELLELPVIAELAEYDGSLRAQVALKRLTSELVGRFASAAVGATREVHGDGPLSRYRADLVVPPQVAAEVALLKAVAVRYVMSDPSRLAMQALQRELVAELVHLLLERAPDTLDPAFHPAWAAAGTDAERLRVVVDQVASLTDAQAVAWRRALANGTPGRL, from the coding sequence ATGATCCAGGGCTACACCGGACACGACTCCGCGAGGCTGCTCCCAGAGCCGCCCAAGGGAGCGGTGCTGCCCGGTGCGCGCACGGAGCGGCGCACGCCGTTCTCCCGGGACCGGGCCCGGGTGCTGCACTCGGCGGCGTTGCGCAGGCTGGCGGGCAAGACCCAGGTCGTCGGCCCCAACGAGGGCGCCGAGGTGACGGGTGTGCCGCGCACCCGGCTCACCCACTCGCTGGAAGTCGCCCAGATCGGCCGTGGCATCGGCGAGGAGCTGGGCTGCGATCCGGACCTGGTCGACACGGCCGGTCTCGCCCACGACATCGGGCACCCGCCGTTCGGGCACAACGGGGAACGCGCGCTGAACGAGTTGGCCGGCTCGTGCGGCGGCTTCGAGGGCAACGCCCAGACCCTGCGCATCCTGACCCGCCTGGAGCCGAAGACCGCCAACGGCCTCAACCTGACCCGCGCGTGCCTCGACGCGGCCACCAAGTACCCGTGGACCCGCCGCCCCGGCATGGTCAAGTTCGGCGCCTACGACGATGACCTGGACGTGTTCACCTGGCTGCGTGACGGCGCTCCGGACCGTAAGCGCTGCCTGGAGGCCCAGGTCATGGACTGGGCGGACGACGTCGCCTACTCCGTGCACGACGTCGAGGACGGCGTGCTCGCGCACCGGATCCACCTGTCCGCGCTCGGCGACCCGGCGGAACGGGCGGCCATCGCGGGCCTCGCCGCCAAGCACTTCTCCGACGAGCCCGCGTCCACGCTCGAAGCCACCGCCGCCGAACTGCTCGAACTGCCCGTCATCGCCGAACTCGCGGAGTACGACGGCTCGCTGCGCGCCCAGGTCGCGTTGAAACGGCTCACCAGCGAGCTGGTCGGCCGGTTCGCGTCGGCCGCCGTCGGAGCCACCCGCGAGGTGCACGGCGACGGTCCGCTGAGCCGCTACCGGGCCGACCTGGTCGTGCCGCCCCAGGTCGCGGCCGAGGTGGCGCTGCTGAAGGCCGTCGCGGTGCGGTACGTCATGAGCGACCCGTCCCGGCTTGCCATGCAGGCCCTGCAACGGGAACTGGTCGCCGAGCTGGTCCACCTCCTGCTCGAACGCGCGCCGGACACGCTCGACCCCGCGTTCCACCCGGCGTGGGCCGCCGCCGGCACGGACGCGGAACGGCTGCGCGTCGTGGTGGACCAGGTCGCCTCGCTGACCGACGCCCAGGCCGTCGCGTGGCGGCGTGCGCTGGCGAACGGAACCCCCGGACGCCTGTGA
- a CDS encoding Type 1 glutamine amidotransferase-like domain-containing protein, with translation MAADQPTIVATSGGFRAGHRTPLEFHRLVHHAVDLSGVQGRKPRLCHVGTASGDQRWFNANLSEAGQLAGWEVSHLNLFTMPPSTDLTGWVGEHDVVWVGGGSVANLLAVWAVHELGSALRTAWESGVVLGGVSAGSICWYLGGSTDSFGPELRVITNGLGFLPYGCGVHYDSEAARRPTIHEAVASGALPVTHCTDDGAGLVYHGTSLVEAVSERPSGGAYIVRRDESSGTAQEESLDIRRL, from the coding sequence ATGGCAGCAGACCAGCCGACGATCGTGGCGACCTCAGGTGGTTTCCGCGCCGGGCACCGGACACCACTGGAGTTCCACCGACTCGTCCACCACGCCGTCGACCTGTCCGGCGTGCAGGGCCGCAAGCCCCGGTTGTGCCACGTCGGCACGGCCTCGGGCGACCAGCGGTGGTTCAACGCGAACCTGTCCGAAGCGGGTCAGCTGGCGGGTTGGGAGGTGTCGCACCTGAACCTGTTCACCATGCCGCCTTCGACGGATCTGACCGGCTGGGTCGGCGAGCACGACGTGGTGTGGGTCGGCGGAGGTTCGGTGGCGAACCTGCTCGCGGTGTGGGCGGTGCACGAACTCGGGTCCGCTCTGCGCACGGCGTGGGAGAGCGGCGTGGTGCTCGGCGGTGTGTCGGCCGGGTCGATCTGCTGGTACCTGGGCGGTTCGACGGACTCGTTCGGGCCGGAACTGCGGGTGATCACGAACGGTCTGGGCTTTCTGCCCTATGGCTGCGGGGTCCACTACGACTCGGAGGCGGCGCGCAGGCCGACCATCCACGAGGCGGTCGCGTCGGGCGCGCTGCCGGTGACCCACTGCACCGACGACGGCGCCGGGCTCGTCTACCACGGCACTTCACTCGTGGAAGCGGTGTCCGAGCGGCCTTCCGGCGGCGCCTACATCGTCCGCCGCGACGAGTCGTCAGGAACCGCACAGGAGGAATCGCTCGACATCCGGCGGTTGTGA
- a CDS encoding anthrone oxygenase family protein, which translates to MTIIAALGCGMMAGVFFAFSAMVMPGLRRAEPAVGIAAMRAINLAVVNPAFIGTFVGTAVVGVVAAFEGDPWAWAGAALYLLGGIVLTGAFHIPRNNELERRPTPEYWTRYLREWTPLNHVRALASLAAAASFILAALD; encoded by the coding sequence GTGACGATCATCGCGGCCCTCGGCTGCGGGATGATGGCAGGAGTCTTCTTCGCGTTCTCCGCGATGGTCATGCCCGGTCTGCGACGGGCCGAGCCGGCGGTGGGCATCGCGGCGATGCGGGCGATCAACCTCGCCGTGGTGAACCCGGCGTTCATCGGAACGTTCGTCGGCACGGCGGTCGTAGGCGTCGTCGCCGCGTTCGAGGGCGACCCATGGGCATGGGCCGGCGCGGCCCTCTACCTACTCGGCGGAATCGTCCTGACCGGCGCATTCCACATTCCGCGCAACAACGAGCTGGAACGCCGGCCCACCCCCGAATACTGGACCCGCTACCTCCGCGAGTGGACCCCCCTGAACCACGTCCGCGCGCTCGCCTCGCTAGCGGCTGCCGCGTCGTTCATCCTGGCGGCCCTCGACTAG
- a CDS encoding carboxymuconolactone decarboxylase family protein has translation MPRIPGVTTKQANPLVKFAYRFARKRFGAVPEPFTVMAHHQKLFVASARHEMAVEKAAKTLPVSLRELVVYLTAVKLGCSWCVDFGTMLIKHEGLDIDRLKEIHDYRNSDKYTELEKLALAYADAMTETPTAVTDEQVAELDRRLGHKGLVELTYLIALENQRGRFNSAFGITDQGFTSGDACRVPMP, from the coding sequence ATGCCCAGGATCCCGGGCGTCACGACCAAGCAGGCCAACCCGCTGGTGAAGTTCGCCTACCGGTTCGCCAGGAAGCGGTTCGGCGCGGTGCCCGAGCCGTTCACCGTGATGGCGCACCACCAGAAGCTGTTCGTCGCGAGCGCGCGGCACGAGATGGCGGTGGAGAAGGCCGCCAAGACGCTGCCGGTGTCGCTGCGGGAGCTGGTGGTCTACCTGACCGCGGTGAAGCTCGGCTGCTCGTGGTGCGTCGACTTCGGCACCATGCTGATCAAGCACGAGGGCCTGGACATCGACCGGCTCAAGGAGATCCACGACTACCGGAACTCGGACAAGTACACCGAGCTGGAGAAGCTGGCCCTCGCCTACGCCGACGCGATGACCGAGACGCCCACCGCCGTCACCGACGAGCAGGTCGCCGAACTCGACCGGCGGCTGGGCCACAAGGGGCTGGTCGAGCTGACGTACCTGATCGCGCTGGAGAACCAGCGGGGCCGGTTCAACTCGGCGTTCGGCATCACCGACCAGGGCTTCACCTCGGGTGACGCCTGCCGGGTGCCGATGCCCTGA
- a CDS encoding serpin family protein, whose product MPDRAHLTFALTLHDAVAPDRTRNACWSPYSVASALGMTAQAARGETEAELVALLGTDHDKVIKGAVVGDDAVFAVANTLWASDALPLNEGFLTDLAGWPGAKARSAPFVEDPEGARKIINEDVAETTNQLIPELLGAGSITVETVATLVNALYLKCAWTEEFPEHDTADLPFRGAGNVPTMRREGNMRYARRAGWEAVALPARGGVEAVVLLPEGDLGGTEGVPEVLEALDRDRIELFLPKLDLSVNASLGDALRQVGVRTMFTGEADLTGLSPDPRLRVDDVIHEAVLRLDEQGFEGAAATAVLMRMTSFVPAEPARTVRVDRPYLLLVRHGETGAIFFFAQVVKP is encoded by the coding sequence GTGCCTGATCGAGCGCACCTGACGTTCGCCCTCACCCTGCACGACGCCGTCGCGCCCGATCGCACGCGCAACGCCTGCTGGTCGCCGTACTCGGTGGCCAGCGCCCTCGGCATGACCGCGCAGGCGGCGCGGGGCGAGACCGAGGCCGAGCTGGTCGCATTGCTCGGCACGGACCACGACAAGGTGATCAAAGGCGCGGTGGTCGGGGACGACGCCGTGTTCGCCGTCGCCAACACGCTGTGGGCGTCGGACGCGCTGCCGCTGAACGAGGGCTTCCTCACCGACCTGGCCGGGTGGCCGGGCGCGAAGGCGCGTTCCGCGCCGTTCGTCGAGGACCCGGAGGGCGCACGCAAGATCATCAACGAAGACGTCGCCGAGACGACGAACCAGCTGATCCCGGAGCTGCTGGGTGCCGGCTCGATCACGGTGGAAACGGTCGCGACCCTGGTCAACGCGCTGTACCTGAAGTGCGCCTGGACCGAGGAGTTCCCCGAGCACGACACCGCCGACCTGCCGTTCCGGGGCGCCGGGAACGTCCCGACCATGCGCCGTGAAGGAAACATGCGGTACGCGCGGCGTGCCGGGTGGGAGGCCGTGGCGCTGCCCGCACGCGGCGGTGTCGAGGCTGTCGTGCTGCTGCCCGAAGGCGACCTCGGCGGCACGGAAGGCGTGCCCGAGGTGCTGGAGGCGCTGGACCGGGACCGGATCGAACTGTTCCTGCCCAAGCTGGACCTGTCCGTGAACGCCTCGCTCGGCGACGCGTTGCGGCAGGTCGGCGTGCGCACCATGTTCACCGGCGAGGCCGACCTCACCGGGCTCAGCCCCGACCCCCGGCTCCGGGTGGACGACGTGATCCACGAGGCCGTGTTGAGGCTGGACGAGCAGGGCTTCGAGGGTGCGGCGGCGACCGCCGTGCTGATGCGGATGACGTCGTTCGTCCCGGCCGAGCCCGCCCGGACGGTCCGCGTCGACCGGCCGTACCTGCTGCTCGTCCGGCACGGGGAGACGGGCGCGATCTTCTTCTTCGCCCAGGTGGTCAAGCCGTAG
- a CDS encoding glycine--tRNA ligase, with protein sequence MAADRIETVVSLCKRRGFVYPCGEIYGGTRSAWDYGPLGVELKDNIKRQWWNFMVRGREDVVGLDSSVILPREVWAASGHVDAFVDPLIECNSCHKRFRQDTLVEEYAERTGKDVAESDVSDVPCPNCGTRGQYTEPKMFNGLLKTYLGPVESDEGLHYLRPETAQGIFTNFLNVQTTSRRKPPFGIGQIGKSFRNEITPGNFIFRTREFEQMEMEFFVEPGTDEEWHQYWIDERSRWYTELGISKENLRHYEHPKEKLSHYSKRTVDIEYRFQFGGQEWGELEGIANRTDFDLNTHSDHSGVDLSYFDQATNSRYRPFVIEPAAGVGRPMMAFLLEAYTEDEAPNAKGGVDKRVVLRLDRRLAPVKAAVLPLSRNADLSPKAKDLANALRKHWNIEFDDAGAIGRRYRRQDEIGTPFCVTVDFDTLTDHAVTVRERDTMSQERVSMDQLEGYLAARLIGA encoded by the coding sequence GTGGCAGCCGATCGCATCGAGACCGTCGTCAGCCTGTGCAAGCGTCGCGGGTTCGTGTACCCGTGCGGCGAGATCTACGGCGGCACCAGGTCGGCCTGGGACTACGGTCCGCTCGGTGTCGAGCTGAAGGACAACATCAAGCGCCAGTGGTGGAACTTCATGGTGCGGGGCCGCGAGGACGTCGTCGGCTTGGACTCGTCGGTGATCCTGCCCCGCGAGGTGTGGGCCGCGTCCGGTCACGTGGACGCGTTCGTCGACCCGCTGATCGAGTGCAACTCGTGCCACAAGCGGTTCCGGCAGGACACGCTGGTCGAGGAGTACGCCGAGCGCACCGGCAAGGACGTCGCCGAGAGTGACGTGTCGGACGTGCCGTGCCCGAACTGCGGCACCCGCGGCCAGTACACCGAGCCGAAGATGTTCAACGGGCTGCTCAAGACGTACCTCGGCCCGGTGGAGTCCGACGAGGGCCTGCACTACCTGCGCCCGGAGACCGCGCAGGGCATCTTCACGAACTTCCTGAACGTGCAGACCACGTCGCGTCGCAAGCCGCCGTTCGGCATCGGCCAGATCGGCAAGAGCTTCCGCAACGAGATCACGCCGGGCAACTTCATCTTCCGCACCCGTGAGTTCGAGCAGATGGAGATGGAGTTCTTCGTCGAGCCCGGCACGGACGAGGAATGGCACCAGTACTGGATCGACGAGCGCAGCCGCTGGTACACCGAGCTGGGTATCTCCAAGGAAAACCTGCGGCACTACGAACACCCGAAAGAAAAGCTCTCGCACTACTCGAAGCGCACCGTCGACATCGAGTACCGGTTCCAGTTCGGCGGTCAGGAGTGGGGCGAGCTGGAAGGCATCGCGAACCGCACCGATTTCGACCTGAACACCCACTCGGACCACTCGGGCGTCGACCTGTCGTACTTCGACCAGGCCACCAACTCGCGCTACCGGCCGTTCGTGATCGAACCCGCCGCGGGTGTCGGCAGGCCGATGATGGCGTTCCTGCTGGAGGCGTACACGGAGGACGAGGCGCCGAACGCCAAGGGCGGCGTGGACAAGCGGGTCGTGCTCCGGCTGGACCGCAGGCTCGCGCCGGTGAAGGCCGCCGTGCTGCCGCTGTCGCGCAACGCCGACCTCTCGCCGAAGGCCAAGGACCTGGCCAACGCACTGCGCAAGCACTGGAACATCGAGTTCGACGACGCCGGCGCGATCGGCCGCCGCTACCGCAGGCAGGACGAGATCGGCACGCCGTTCTGCGTGACGGTCGACTTCGACACCCTGACCGACCACGCGGTGACGGTGCGGGAGCGGGACACGATGTCGCAGGAGCGCGTGTCGATGGACCAGCTGGAGGGCTACCTCGCCGCGCGCCTGATCGGCGCCTGA
- a CDS encoding sigma-70 family RNA polymerase sigma factor, whose translation MLVTAAEQTLASTFTGHRSHLVGVAYRITGSVADAEDAVQEAWLRLAGLTEEARAGIRDLRGWLTTVVGRICLDRLRSAAVRRERYVGQWLPEPLVTSGEDDPLDAVVRDDGVRMAALVVLDRLTPEQRVAFVLHDAFSVPFAEIADALGCTVATARQHASRGRKAAADADPPPRVALDEQREMLERFLQAMATGDVNAVIGLLHPDVVLVGDGGGKAKTAINVVSGQEKVARFLLGLLRKYGGKMDGLPVLVNGDLGLLFPSQGDLTARVSAFAVRDGLVTGVYDMSNPDKLGHVPFPA comes from the coding sequence GTGCTCGTGACCGCAGCCGAGCAGACCCTGGCTTCGACCTTCACCGGCCACCGCTCGCACCTGGTCGGCGTGGCCTACCGGATCACCGGCAGCGTGGCGGACGCCGAGGACGCGGTGCAGGAGGCGTGGCTGCGGCTGGCCGGCCTGACCGAGGAGGCGCGAGCGGGGATCCGCGACCTGCGCGGCTGGCTGACCACGGTGGTGGGGCGGATCTGCCTGGACCGGCTGCGGTCGGCGGCGGTGCGGCGGGAGCGGTACGTCGGCCAGTGGCTGCCTGAGCCGTTGGTCACATCGGGCGAGGACGACCCGTTGGACGCGGTGGTGCGCGACGACGGCGTTCGGATGGCGGCGCTGGTGGTGCTGGACCGGCTCACGCCCGAGCAGCGGGTGGCGTTCGTGCTGCACGACGCGTTCAGCGTGCCGTTCGCGGAGATCGCCGACGCGTTGGGCTGCACGGTCGCCACGGCCCGTCAGCACGCCTCACGGGGTCGCAAGGCGGCGGCCGACGCCGACCCGCCGCCGCGGGTGGCGTTGGACGAGCAGCGGGAGATGCTGGAGCGGTTCCTCCAGGCCATGGCCACCGGCGACGTCAACGCGGTGATCGGCCTGCTGCACCCGGACGTGGTGCTCGTCGGCGACGGCGGCGGCAAGGCGAAGACGGCGATCAACGTGGTCAGCGGCCAGGAGAAGGTGGCGCGCTTCCTGCTCGGCCTGCTGCGCAAGTACGGCGGCAAGATGGACGGGCTGCCGGTGCTGGTCAACGGCGACCTGGGTTTGCTGTTCCCGTCGCAGGGCGACCTCACGGCGCGGGTGAGCGCGTTCGCGGTGCGGGACGGCCTCGTGACCGGCGTGTACGACATGTCGAACCCGGACAAGCTCGGCCACGTGCCGTTCCCCGCGTAG